Proteins from a genomic interval of Clostridium scatologenes:
- a CDS encoding Crp/Fnr family transcriptional regulator — MERISNSELLRYYSVKYNIENIFDDNIINYAQLHFYHKDEIILKAETELEYYYLLVKGKIKISYLFENGKSMLLKFYKEFNIIGDLELLKDKPIRCNVEATEDTYLIAIPSTILRKKYMNNVNFLHHLIDSLSEKLEATINNTSYNFIYPLTNRLASYLVEHITDKSTIVLSSSFKEIAQFLGTTYRHLNRTFKELEAEKIIKCENTTIHILDEARLRELSKNLYMTSI, encoded by the coding sequence ATGGAAAGAATTTCGAATAGTGAACTTTTGAGGTACTATTCTGTTAAGTATAATATAGAAAATATATTTGATGATAATATAATAAATTATGCACAGCTTCATTTTTATCATAAGGATGAGATTATATTAAAAGCAGAGACTGAACTTGAATACTATTATTTGCTTGTTAAAGGAAAAATTAAAATATCTTATCTTTTTGAAAATGGAAAGTCAATGCTTTTAAAGTTTTACAAGGAATTTAACATTATAGGAGACTTAGAACTTTTAAAAGATAAGCCTATACGCTGCAATGTTGAAGCAACAGAAGATACTTATTTGATTGCCATCCCTTCAACTATACTCAGAAAAAAGTATATGAACAATGTTAACTTTTTACATCATTTAATAGATTCTTTAAGTGAAAAGCTTGAAGCAACTATTAACAATACATCATATAACTTTATATACCCACTTACTAATAGATTGGCTAGCTATTTAGTTGAGCATATAACAGATAAAAGCACTATAGTTTTAAGTTCATCCTTTAAAGAAATAGCTCAATTTCTAGGAACAACCTATAGACATTTAAATAGAACTTTTAAAGAGCTTGAGGCTGAGAAAATCATAAAGTGTGAGAATACAACAATACATATTTTAGATGAAGCCAGACTTCGAGAACTTTCTAAAAATTTGTATATGACATCTATATAA